From Sporolactobacillus pectinivorans:
TTATTCTTTTCTACATTACTCGATTCAGTCTGTAAGCAGATTAAATTAACTGCACCGAGTAGCTACCTAGTTTTAATCTCATTTGACAACCTCCCATTTCATGATCATAGTAACATATTATTCATCCTGTATATCTCTACGATTGGAAAAGTTATTTTTTTGATTGTCTGTTCAGACGATCAATTTCCTCGTCAATTTTAGAATGATCAATTGGGGCAAACAGAGGTTCCGCCTTTTCAGGTATTTGTTCCGGGCAATCGATCATTTTCCACACAAATGGATTCAGATGAAGGTATCGACCAAGCTTCTCACTGGAAAACGGAAGAAAGGGGGAAAGTAGTTGAGCAAGATTGGCAAGACTGAAAAGACAGGTATTCAGCGTCTGATAAGCGCTCACTTTATTGATGTGAACCATATTCCATGGCTGTTTTTCATCGAAATATTTATTTAGCCTTCTTATAAACGAGAACAGATCATTCAGTGCTTCTTTAATTTGTGTTTGTTCAATCAGACGGCCTGTTTGCGCATAAATCTCTTCTACAGATTGTCTCATCTCCGGATCGACACTGCTCTTTCTAATCTTAAAGTCGTCTAATTTCTCAATGAATTTCAGTGTTCGATTGACCAAGTTTCCATAGGCACCCAGAAGCTCTCCATTATGGCTCTCTATAAACGCACGCCATGAAAAATCTGCATCATGCGACTCTGGCGCATTGATCAGCATGAAATAGCGGATACTGTCGGCATCGTAGCGGGAAAGGATATCGGGAATCCAAACAGCCCAGTTACGGCTTGTTGAGAGCTTCTTTTTTTCAAGGGTAACATATTCATTGGACACAAGGTGTGTTGGCAGTGCCTTTTTCCCAAGGCACAATAAGATTGCGGGCCAGATAATCGTATGGAATGGAATATTGTCCTTTCCCTGAACATAATAAGAAATGGTCCTTTCATCCCAAAACTCAGAGATATCATGACCCGTTTCCTGTGCCCAGCACTCACTCGCCGAATAATAGCCGGATACCGCTTCAATCCAAACATAGACTTTCTTGTCCTCAAACCCCTTGACCGGGACGGGCACCCCGACCGGCAGGTCACGAGTCACCGCGCGATCCTGCAAACCTTCATCCAAGTAACGCCGGGTCAGCTGAATGGCATTCTCCCGCCAGTCTCCTTTCTCCTCTGCCTTTGCCAATAGTTGTCTGAGCTGCGGTTCAAACTGACTTAAGGCAAAATACAAATGACTGACATTGCGAAGTTCGGGTGTATGGCCGCATATCTTACATGTTGGCTGCAGTAAATCAGTCGGATCAAGAATTGTTGAGCAAGCCTCGCACTGATCTCCACGGGCGTGAGCACCGCAGTGCGGACAGACTCCTTCTACATAGCGGTCAGGCAGGAACTGCTGACAGTGTGTACAGTACATTTGTTTCGTTTCCTTGAGGTAAATATAGTGATGATCATACAGCTGTTTGAAAATCTGCTGCACAATCCTGTGGTGAAGCGGTGTATCCGTTCGTGTATAGCAATCATACGTGAAACCCAGTTTTTCAAAACACGCCGCAAAGGATTGATGGTATCGATCAGCAATCACTTTCGGCGAAACACCCTCCTGCCTCGCCCGAATCGTAATAGGTGTGCCATTACAGTCGCTGCCAGATACGTACAGTACTTTTTCTCCTTTCAAACGATAGTAGCGAGCAAGACAATCTCCCGGAAGTAAGCTGGACAAATGCCCCAGATGAAGTTCACCATTGGCATACGGCCAAGCTCCTGCGATTAATACAGCCATTTCTCATTCCTCCTTAATTAAAGGCTCTGTTAAAACTCAATGTTGATTTTGCTGCTCCGCGGATCGCCCGCAGCAAGCGAGCATCAGGGGCGAAAGCAGCAGCAAGTGTAACATAATTAAAAAATCCCCGTCCTTCTGCAATTTGCAAAAGGACGGGGATGTTATCCACGTGGTACCACCTGATTTTACCGGCAATTCACACTGCCGACCTTGAAAGTACAGGCATTTGAATACCTAATACTCGGGTTTTGCTAACGGAAACCACTCCGTCATCTCTAGCCATGCTCATTAATACATGGTTCAATTTGACCGCTCAGAGGCCATCTTTCAGCGTATGGACTTTGCTTCTCTCACCAAATTGAAGCTCTCTGTGGAAAGTCATACTGCCTACTTCTTCTCGTCATTGCCAAGATCTTAATTTGTATTCAATTATAGTCACCACGTGATTGGAATGCAACGCCGGTTTCATACCCTGTATTCTTAGCAGGGCTGAGCAAGGTTTTCGTCCCTCAAATTTTAGTTATTTTTTAACCGTCCGCTAAATTCATAAATCACTGCTTCATATGGGCGTAACAATAAATGATCCAAATCTCTTGACGAGTCCGGATAATTACTGATCAAGATGCTGATGTCTTCTTTCTTTATTCCTGCTGAATAACGAAAGTCCGCCGGCTTTTCATAAAAGTTGCAAACAATGAGGAGTATCTGATCATCCATGATACGTTTATACGCGTAGACTTGAGTGTTGTCATGGTCCACCAATTCGTATCTGCCTTTGATCAAAATATCATTTTTCTTCCTCAGTGCAATCAGCTTTTGATAATGAAAAAAAACTGAGTCAGGGTCGGCAAGGCTTTGCTCGACATTGACCTTGCGATAATTTAGATTGACTTTCATCCAGGGCTGGACTGTTGAAAAGCCGGCATTTTCGCTGGCATTCCATTGCATCGGGGTTCTTGCATTATCCCTAGCCTTCATATGAATCGATTGCATGATTTCCTCTTCAGAAAATCCGGATGCGATCCGTTCCTTATACATATTCTGCGTTTCGATGTCCGGATAATCATCAATCGACTCAAAGTCCGCATTGGTCATTCCAATTTCCTCACCCTGGTAAATAAAAGGTGTTCCCTTCATGCCATGCAATAAGGTCGCAAGCATCTTTGCCGACAATTCACGATATTCGCGACTATTGCCCCATCGTGACACAATGCGCGGCAAGTCATGATTATTCCAGAATAAGCTGTTCCAACCATCTTCAGAAAAAGAGTTCTGCCATTTGCTCAGTACATCTTTCAAATCGATCAAGACTAATTTTTTTAAATCCCATCTGTGCTTGCCCGGCTGTTTATCCAAATTCATATGTTCAAATTGAAACACCATATTTATCTCTTTACGTCCTGCATCCGTATAGAGGTGGCCGATCTCCGGCGTTGCTCCCCATGTTTCACCTACAGTGACCAAGTCCGCTGGGCCAAAAGTATGCTCATTCATTTCTCTGAGATAATGATGAAGCTTTGGTCCATTTTCTTTAATTTTTTTATCCGGGTTCTTCCCAATCAGGTCGATGACATCCATTCTGAAACCGCCGATACCCTTTTCAATCCAAAAATTCATCATACTATAGATATCCCGGCGCATGTCCGGATTCTCCCAATTCAGATCCGGCTGTTGTTCACTGTAGAAATGCAAGTAATATTGCTTTGTCTTTTCGTCATAGGCCCAGGCAGATCCGCCGAAATTCGATGTTAAATCGTTGGGCTGATCTCTCCAAATATAGTAATCCCGATGCGGATTGTCTTTCGATTTTCTGGATTCGACGAACCATGGATGCTGATCGGAAGTATGATTGACTACCAAATCAATCATAATTTTAATGCCCCTTGCCTTACTTTCTCTTATAATGGTATCCATGTCGTCCATGGAACCGTACAGCTTAGAAATTTGGTAATAGTCGCTGATATCATAACCATTGTCTACTTGCGGAGATTCATAAACCGGACACAGCCAGATTACATCTGCGCCAAGCAATTTTATATAATCTAATTTCTGAATGATCCCGTTAAGATCGCCGATGCCATCATGATTGCCATCTAAGAAACTTTTGGGATAGATTTGATAGACAACACTCTTCTTCCACCAATCGTTCTTCATGACTAAGCTCCTTTACATCCATTCATCCCTTGAATTTGTTCTTGGTAATTCATTGATAAATCCGACTGGATCATTGATCCAACTGGTTTTATGAAAACAGCTACCTTCTTCTAAATTGCCAAATGTAGCTTCGAAAATCTCCTTTTTCATCAGGAACGATTATGCCGGTGTTCATGAGCTCGTCACCGCCAAATACATCTCCATTGGCAAGATTCTCATATAAAGCATCTGAATCGAGACCACGGAACGTAAACGAGTGGAGCACATGTGATGGATCGGCGAGCACTTTAAAGAAAAAACCAATTGCTTCCGACTGATCGGGAGCGACAAAACACCAAGCCGCAAACTTCTCTTTAAACGGATTTTCGATTCTGTAAAAGTCCCCAAATTGAATTAAAGGACGAATTTTTTTATAAAAGGCTACTTGTTTAGCAACTTCCTCTTTGTCTTCAGCGGCCATTTTCGTGAGATCCAGTTCATAACCAAAGTTGCCTGACATCGCAACATGCCCACGCATATCCAGCGAGGTCAAGCGTTCAACTTGATGATTTGGCGAAGCTGAAACATGGGCACCCATCGCGATGGCAGGATAAACGAC
This genomic window contains:
- the metG gene encoding methionine--tRNA ligase; translated protein: MAVLIAGAWPYANGELHLGHLSSLLPGDCLARYYRLKGEKVLYVSGSDCNGTPITIRARQEGVSPKVIADRYHQSFAACFEKLGFTYDCYTRTDTPLHHRIVQQIFKQLYDHHYIYLKETKQMYCTHCQQFLPDRYVEGVCPHCGAHARGDQCEACSTILDPTDLLQPTCKICGHTPELRNVSHLYFALSQFEPQLRQLLAKAEEKGDWRENAIQLTRRYLDEGLQDRAVTRDLPVGVPVPVKGFEDKKVYVWIEAVSGYYSASECWAQETGHDISEFWDERTISYYVQGKDNIPFHTIIWPAILLCLGKKALPTHLVSNEYVTLEKKKLSTSRNWAVWIPDILSRYDADSIRYFMLINAPESHDADFSWRAFIESHNGELLGAYGNLVNRTLKFIEKLDDFKIRKSSVDPEMRQSVEEIYAQTGRLIEQTQIKEALNDLFSFIRRLNKYFDEKQPWNMVHINKVSAYQTLNTCLFSLANLAQLLSPFLPFSSEKLGRYLHLNPFVWKMIDCPEQIPEKAEPLFAPIDHSKIDEEIDRLNRQSKK
- a CDS encoding glycoside hydrolase family 13 protein; the encoded protein is MKNDWWKKSVVYQIYPKSFLDGNHDGIGDLNGIIQKLDYIKLLGADVIWLCPVYESPQVDNGYDISDYYQISKLYGSMDDMDTIIRESKARGIKIMIDLVVNHTSDQHPWFVESRKSKDNPHRDYYIWRDQPNDLTSNFGGSAWAYDEKTKQYYLHFYSEQQPDLNWENPDMRRDIYSMMNFWIEKGIGGFRMDVIDLIGKNPDKKIKENGPKLHHYLREMNEHTFGPADLVTVGETWGATPEIGHLYTDAGRKEINMVFQFEHMNLDKQPGKHRWDLKKLVLIDLKDVLSKWQNSFSEDGWNSLFWNNHDLPRIVSRWGNSREYRELSAKMLATLLHGMKGTPFIYQGEEIGMTNADFESIDDYPDIETQNMYKERIASGFSEEEIMQSIHMKARDNARTPMQWNASENAGFSTVQPWMKVNLNYRKVNVEQSLADPDSVFFHYQKLIALRKKNDILIKGRYELVDHDNTQVYAYKRIMDDQILLIVCNFYEKPADFRYSAGIKKEDISILISNYPDSSRDLDHLLLRPYEAVIYEFSGRLKNN